One window from the genome of Brachionichthys hirsutus isolate HB-005 chromosome 19, CSIRO-AGI_Bhir_v1, whole genome shotgun sequence encodes:
- the mrps24 gene encoding small ribosomal subunit protein uS3m, whose product MAASLGSYARLLSSIIRSGSLCSSSGSRSLHVTAVCCKSSAGRIRGGKGEKPVTYEQAHPPHEIGHRKGWLSQNTSNLKGEEGASERTVEDVFVRRFMSGTFHGCLANDIVIKRRGNVIIVCAIMLQRLPAKKFYFLIGYTELILSHFYKCPVKLEIQTLQDKVIYKYL is encoded by the exons ATGGCGGCGTCCTTGGGCAGCTACGCGAGGCTACTG AGTTCCATTATCCGGTCTGGCTCATTGTGCAGCTCCTCTGGAAGCAGAAGCCtccatgtcactgcagtgtgttGCAAG TCTTCCGCAGGTCGTATCCGAGGGGGAAAAGGTGAAAAACCTGTGACCTATGAGCAAGCACATCCACCCCATGAGATTGGCCACAGGAAAGGATGGCTGTCACAGAATACTA GTAACCTCAAAGGAGAAGAGGGAGCGTCTGAACGTACAGTAGAGGACGTGTTCGTGAGGCGCTTCATGTCCGGGACCTTCCACGGCTGCCTGGCCAACGACATCGTCATCAAGCGGCGTGGCAACGTGATCATCGTGTGCGCCATTATGCTCCAAAGATTACCAGCAAAAAAGTTTTACTTCTTAATTGGCTACACAGAGTTAATACTGTCACACTTCTACAAATGTCCTGTCAAGTTAGAGATTCAGACCCTGCAGGACAAAGTGATCTACAAGTACCTCTGA
- the nudcd3 gene encoding nudC domain-containing protein 3 translates to MASPLVMTDMYDNALLGILQHVGNIQDFLQVYFGFLYRKTDFYRLLSSPNDKMGFPAGVAEKMAHKTFKAFEKLAHQDRAKRLSELQKSEEGRLVPPAAQELEVVAEEAGEPSAEAAQTGSPSAEVEEVLAEAPSSPRPDSGCRNDPVSVPVPPEEQAAAAGGTSGEGGQEAFQSDPDSYNGAQRENYSWSQDYTDLEVRVLVPKTIIKGRQVSVQLQPNSIQVRVSGAAAEETLMEGELTHRINTETSLWSLEPGSCVVLSLSKTSEVWWNAVLKGEKEIDLGKINRERSMATVDEDEHSVLDRLAFDYHQKLQGKPQSHEMKVHEMLKKGWDSEGSPFRGQQFDPSMFDIPPGAVQF, encoded by the exons ATGGCGTCGCCGCTGGTGATGACAGATATGTACGACAACGCTCTGCTGGGAATCCTGCAGCACGTTGGAAACATCCAGGACTTTCTACAGGTCTATTTTGGGTTTTTGTACCGTAAGACGGACTTCTATCGCCTGCTATCAAGTCCCAACGACAAGATGGGGTTCCCTGCCGGTGTGGCAGAGAAGATGGCGCACAAG ACGTTTAAGGCGTTTGAGAAGTTGGCCCATCAGGACAGAGCGAAGCGCCTGAGTGAGCTGCAGAAGAGCGAGGAGGGTCGGCTTGTTCCCCCGGCGGCTCAGGAGCTGGAGGTCGTCGCTGAGGAGGCCGGAGAGCCGAGCGCAGAGGCGGCGCAGACGGGCAGCCCCTCCGCCGAAGTCGAGGAAGTTTTGGCCGAGGCGCCGTCCAGCCCTCGGCCCGACAGCGGCTGCAGAAATGATCCGGTTTCTGTCCCGGTGCCGCCGGAGGAGCAGGCGGCCGCAGCCGGCGGGACGTCGGGGGAAGG GGGTCAGGAGGCGTTTCAGTCCGACCCCGACAGTTACAACGGGGCGCAGAGAGAAAACTACAGCTGGTCTCAGGACTACACTGACCTGGAGGTCCGGGTGTTGGTGCCCAAGACCATCATCAAGGGCCGGCAG GTCAGCGTTCAGCTGCAGCCCAACAGCATTCAAGTTCGTGTGAGCGGCGCAGCGGCAGAGGAAACGCTGATGGAGGGAGAACTCACTCACAGGATCAACACGGAGACCTCCCTGTGGAGTCTGGAGCCGGGAAGCTGCGTGGTC CTGTCGCTCAGTAAAACCTCCGAGGTCTGGTGGAACGCGGTGCTGAAAGGCGAGAAGGAGATCGACCTCGGCAAGATCAACCGCGAGCGCTCCATGGCGACGGTTGACGAAGACGAGCACTCGGTTCTGGACCGGCTCGCCTTCGACTACCACCAGAAGCTGCAGGGCAAACCGCAGAGTCACGAGATG AAGGTTCACGAGATGCTGAAGAAGGGCTGGGACTCCGAAGGGTCGCCCTTCAGAGGTCAGCAGTTCGACCCCTCCATGTTTGACATCCCGCCCGGAGCTGTGCAGTTCTGA